The Magnolia sinica isolate HGM2019 chromosome 9, MsV1, whole genome shotgun sequence genome contains a region encoding:
- the LOC131256380 gene encoding pentatricopeptide repeat-containing protein At1g64583, mitochondrial-like: MVWVFILHLISESTWRSRILQRPSCSTKCQAEPASLETYINCLCEEGKIEEASYMFSELKKVQSLLNLMVWNVVLLASLLAGQTNLVWELYRRMMESGVAGDLETVGCPIWGFCKEK, from the exons ATGGTTTGGGTTTTTATTCTCCACCTGATTAGCGAGTCAACTTGGAG GTCCCGAATACTGCAACGACCCTCGTGTTCGACAAAATGCCAAGCCGAGCCTGCTTCCTTAGAAACGTACATAAATTGTCTCTGTGAAGAGGGGAAGATTGAAGAGGCCTCATACATGTTTTCAGAGTTGAAGAAGGTTCAATCTCTACTGAATCTTATGGTCTGGAATGTGGTCTTGCTGGCTTCTCTCCTGGCTGGACAAACTAATCTAGTGTGGGAATTGTATCGTAGGATGATGGAGTCTGGTGTTGCAGGCGATCTCGAGACTGTTGGTTGTCCGATTTGGGGGTTCTGCAAGGAGAAGTAG